The genomic stretch TATGATATGTTAGTGTCAGTGTTATGTTAAGGGTACCTGTGCTTTGTAGATAATAATTCTTGTTTTACTTATGCTGATCTTCATGTTCAAACAGCCTGAGTATCAAAGCCTCATTGTTAATACTGGAGCCGTGCCTTGTTTTGAGGAATTGTTGTTGAGACCTAAAGCCCCTGGTGTTTCTCAAGCAATTTATTCTGGTCTTCTTGGGACAGTAGCTGATGCAATAACCAATCTTGCCCATGAAAATATGGGCAACAAGAACCTTGTCAGGTTTTATTCTCCCAAATTCAAATACTTTAGAATTTTGTTAAGTAGTCTGCTTTAGCAGTATACAACTATAGCATAGCAGAATCGGGATACCACCATTGTTTTGTTATCAAAGTTGTCTTAAATTTTCGGAGGCCCTGTGTAGTTTACGCCTTAATTCTTAGAGGTTCTATTTAACTATggtttaattatgaaaaatattttatgagaCCCTATTTAGATATACACTTTAACTGTGACAAATTTTAGGTCTTATGCATTAGTCCTCCTTGCACGTCCTTTTTAATTCAAAATGTTGTCCATTAGCTGCTATTGCACTATTGCATAGCAGAATATAAACAATCTGTTATTTGCAATTGATAGCACTAATAGATGCTTTGTTCAGGCATGAAGGTTGCATCCCTCCTCTTGTTGATTTGCTTGATTCCATTGATAGAAAGGCACAGAGAGCTGCTGCAGGGGCCTTGAGAACTCTTGCATTTCAAAATGCTGAGAATAAAGACCAGGTAGTTGATTTAGCACTATGACTTACACTGGAGGATTCTTTTGTTATAGTTGCTTACAAGAATTAAAAAATGCAGATTGTTGAATGCGATGCGTTGCCCACTCTTGTACTAATGCTTGGATCAGAGGATCCTGCAATACATTCTGAGGCGGTAAGACACAAATGAATTCACATAATCTTTAACATTATAATTTGCTTTTTACAGTTTTCGAATGTACGAGAACAAGCAGAATGAAATTTAATGTTGTAGGTTGGTGTGATTGGAAATCTTGTCCATTCTTCGCCTGAAATTAAGAGAGAAGTTCTTCTAGAAGAGGCTTTACAACCAGTTATTTATCTACTAAGGTGACACATcttgccttttattttctttaagcTATCCATAGGACTAGGAACTTGTGATGTATTTGTCAAACATTGTTGGGGTCTGTGGTAGTAAGCTATTACTTCTATCTTAACTAGTCAATGTTTTCATTGATAGTTCCCCCTGTTTGGAGACCCAAAGAGAAGCAGCTCTTTTAATCGGTCAATTTGCCACAACGGATACAGATTGCACGGTTGGTTAAGTTGTGTTTTGCTAACCTACAATGCGATAGCTTGGTCACAAGTTAAATTCTCTTACTAATCCTCATAACTGGTTCACTCAGATTCAAATTGCCCAAAGAGGTGCTATAAACCCTTTAATCAAAATGCTTAAGTCTCCAGATTTACAACTTAGGGAAATGTCAACTTTTGCACTTGGGAGGTTGGCACAGGTAATTATCACTAGCAACTGATATTTAGCAGTATTTGGGAATTAGGGTCTTGAGATCAACTCTAACTGTTTATATAATCCATGTTAGGACTCAGACAATCAAGCTGGCATTGCTTACAATGGAGGTATAGAGCCTCTCCTCAATCTTCTAGCTGCAAGGAATCCTTCTGTCCAACACAATGCAGCTTTTGCTCTTTATGCTCTTGCTGATAATGAGGTGAAAttaattttcttgttttttacTTGGTCTACATTGTACATGGCCCTTTATTATTCATTGATGCTTGTGATATGCTGCCTCTGACATAACAGCTTTGTTTGACAGGACAATGTTCCTCTTATTATTAAAGCTGACGGTTTACGAAAACTGCAGGCTGGACATTTCACTGTGCTAGTATGTTCATTTACTCTTTGCAAATAATAATTTAGTTTTGTTTATCAAGATAACTATTAGAACCTCTTACTAGTTTAGTACAAATTTAGTTTCCTTATGATTTTTGTTTGACTTGCAGCCTACTCAAGAGTGTGTAGCTAGGATGTTAAAAAGATTGGAAGAGAAGATGGAAGGGCGAGTAAGTTTTCTTCCAAGTTATCTATGACCAATGATTTATTTGTTTAGTCATATGATAATCACAATCAATTTAAACATTCCTTTTACTGTTGTTTACATTATTGattttgattgttttatttattcctcTTTTGCAGGTACTGAAGCAAATGTTATATCTTATGCGCTCCGGGAAAAGGGCTGTTCAGAAACGTGTAGTTCTTGCTCTTGCACAGTTATGTTCCGCCGATGATCGTAAAACTATTTTCATTGACAATAATGGTAACAAACTTTAATATATACTTTTGTCCCCTTTCTCTGGTTGTACTTAGAAAGTATTTTCAATCAAAATGCTGCTAAATCTTCAGGATTAGAATTGCTGTTGTATTTTCTTGGATCTACAATCGAAAAGGAGAAGCGTGAAGCCTCTATAGCGCTTCACACAATGGCTACCAAAGGAATAAGTGGCTCTATTGTTGATCTTGTGCCTGTATCACCAACTCCCCGGGTATTTTTCATTTTATGTCTCATAggatttattttggttttttgctCTGCACATGTTCTGTATTATCATAGTTGCATAATTCAACTGCAGTTTAAACTTATTGCCTTTACACCTTAGTTGTCTTGTTCATATTCTACTGTATATATATTATGGTGATGATCATGAGAATGAAAATAAgatatttgtttttgtgttgtatGTATTTTGTAGATTTACTTGGATGAGCAATATGTAAACAATCCAGCGCTTTCTGATGTCACATTCATAGTTGAAGGTAAAAGAGCCACTGTCAATTTTTGCTGctttttttctattaattttctGCTTGTATGCATATTGAATATGATATATTTACTAATCTACTTAATTCTCCTTTCTTCAGGCAAACGCTTTCATGCTCATAAAGCTTGTTTACTTTCATCTGATATATTTCGCGCAATGTTTGATGGTGGTTACAAGGTAAGCATTAACTAATCATTCAACCTAGTTTCAATTCTTCTTTTAATTCATTACCTGTAAGTAGCAACTATTATTTGCCAATTGAATTTTTAATATGACGCTGGTACTAGTTATCTAGctccacaaacattttgaaaattttgaaagccACATAATCACTTCACAATTGAATTAGAAATAAAGGATATGTGGAGTTGAAATGTAAATATCCTTCATAATGTCCTTACAATGTGCAATGCAGGAAATGAAAGCCAAGGATATAGAGATTCCAGATATTAAATGGAATGTCTTTGAGTTGATGATGAGGTACATACCTGCTGCCCCTttacttatatattgatgtttttataataGGCTCTATTTATGAACTAATTTTCTGTTGGAACTATAGATTTATATACGGCGGAACAGTAGATGTTGATTTGGATGTTGCCCCAGACCTCCTTAAAGCTGCAGATCAATATCTTCTCGACGGTCTTAAGCGTATTTGTGAATCTGTTATTTCTAAGGTAGGCCAtgaatctgtttttttttttttttttttttgaatttttagtgGTTTAATTTAATATTGTTAAATAATTCTTGCAGGATATTTCTGTGGAAAATGTTTCAGTAATGTATGTGATGTCAGACACTTATAATGCTACATCGTTAAAATATTCATGCATACTCTTTATCTTGGAACAATTTGATAACTTGAGCTCCAAACCATGGTATGTTATCTTACATTCTTTACAACTTGAAATTTAGTTCTCTTATAGGATATTGCACTGATCATATTTTCTTTCTCAATCTTAATATGCAGGTATTCTCACTTTATGCGTTGCATTAAGCCGGATATACGGAAATTCTTCTCGACTTTACTTACCATGACTAAACACACTGGCTAGTGCTGATTCTCCGATTTTTAATCTTTTCGAGACGGATGAAAATGTACAAAGctgttaataaataaatttgcATGCCATTCTTTGGTAAAACCTTAGAGCATGTTTGGCTATACATAGTTAACAAACTCTTCAAAGTGTAGCTTCTGTCCAATTGCACAGAAGCACCTTGATTTTGTATTTTTCTTCACACATTTCACAGTGAAAGATTCATATATTTTTACATTTAGTCTGAAATTGTTGATGGTTATGCTTATAAGTTATAATAACCGATGTTAAAGTGCACTTTATTTGCAGCATTTTAATTTTCTTGACAAGAATGTTGTTGCTTTTGGGTTCCTTATATATAAGAAGTTGCTACTATGTTACTTGTAAGTTAAGAAACAACTTTCTACAATTGCAAAAACATATGGCAAACTTCTACATTTCTACATTTATAAAGCCAAAATGGCTAAATAAAACCTTAGTTAAATAAATTATGCAAATGAGTTAATAGAAATTAGACTTAGTTTAGAGTCTCCTTAAAAAAAGTATAGACTGAGTTATGAAAATGGTTGGAAATAGTTCTTGTTGAGGTTTGATATTCGTCAAGGTGGATTTGTTGAGTatgatttattataaaaattattagccAATTTCTCACCGCACCTTAATAAATTTTTCTAGACCATGTCCAAAATTTCTAAAACTTCTCCTTTTTTCAGAGATATATATTTCTAAATGCACCAATTCTTCATTTTAGGTAAAGGTAAATTCAGAGATGTTTTTGCAAAGAGAATTGTAGGGTATGTTCAGAGATACATCTTTGAATtaaccttttttttaaaataaaaaaaaaaatcgaagATGCATCTCAGAACTAGGCAAACCTATTTAAAGCCCACGCCACACTCTCCCTCTTTTCCTTATTCATTTTTCAGAAAACAATTGCTATCTCCCTCCCTCTATCCATTTTCCAGTTCATACTCAATCTCAAGATTTGAAGCAACATTGGATCATTTGCTTGTATCTTGCCATTCCCAACTCCCTCTAACTACTGTATTAAATACTTCACACGCTCCTCAACACATTTTTGAGTAAGTTTCTCATTTagcttattttgagttttgataaaTGTATTAGCtcaaatatgttatttttaatgCATTAGATAGCATTAACATTTGAAATAGATTATGTGTAGGATCTGTTTCTATGATTTGGGTGAATTTGGATGACTTTTGGAAGGCTAGGACAGTGACATAAATGTTTCTGCCATGGAAGCTAAAAAACGAAGCTTTTCccggagatgtatctctgaagtGTGTTATTTCAGGTgtttggagatacatctctgaactCTTTCCTTCCTGATGCACTATTATCTTTTCTTATGTTTTTGTCAAGGAAGATTACTGAAAACAACGCAAGAAGGAGACTTGGCCGCCCCCACTAACCGCATTTGCTCACCACAAGGGGGTTTATCAGCATGACCAGTCTAGACCCGTCCCTATGCCTCACGACAGAGAGGAGTCGACCTCTAGGAGTTAACTATCATGGGGATTGAGATCCCAGAGTCGTGTGCACCATGATGAGGATGCCCCAATTGCACAACATGTCCTAGTTGCTGAGGAGGGCCCATAAACACTTTATTACTAATATAATTTGGAGATCGTGTGGCTTCGCATATCTGGGACGGAGAGATATATTTTTTAACAATCCTATTTTTTAATACTATAACGAAATTCAACTAGACATAgactgttatattttattttcaacaggAATGTGAGTGTCTGAAATCTGTAAACCATGCTAGAAAGATTCACAGTCTTTTTCAGCCACAGGATAAGTGGTTCCAAAGTGTACTCCAGAACTCCGGTGTTGCAGGTCTTTGTGCTTTCGGGTACAACACCATCAGCTATGGCATGTAGGTTGCATTTGCTGAGAGATGGCATAGCAAAATCTCATCTTTCCACTTGCCCATCAATGAGATGATGATTATATTAGATGATGTAGCTTGCCTTTTACACATTCCCATCATAGGAAGGTTGCTTGATCATTCTAAGATTACCAAGGCTGATGTAGTGGAGATGATGGTGGTTTATTTGGGAGCTGGCCTTGAGGAAGCCTTTCAGTATTGCAAGAACACAAGGGGTGCACGTGCCAAGTTTTCTTGGTTGGCAAAGTTGTATAACAACTTAGAGATAATCGAAAACCCGGATGTCAGTGATCTTTGGGTTGGCTACCACAAGGAGTGTGCACTGGTGTGCTTCTTCCTATTCTTGGTTGGCATGTCTATGTTTGTGGGCAAAATTGCAATCTACGTGGATGTGACTTACCATAAGTATTTCATCGACTTGGAGTTCATTCACAATTGGAACTATGAAGCCGCATGCTTGGTATACTTGTACTCCAAGCTGAACGAAGGTTCCTGTTGGATGACACAACAAATGACAGGTTCATGCACCCTGCTTACGGTAATTTCCAAATTCCATTATTAAGTTAAAAACAACTTTTTTTCACTcttgttactatttttttattcGTTTTTAGGGATGAATCATTGCCCACTATCATTGTATTCACAGGTTTAGGAGTGACCCTCTGTATACTGAGGATTACACATGTGCTTGCATATACATCTCGTGCAGAGGAAATGATGTTGTGGTGTCGTTCCATGTGTATATTGACAACACTTAACATTATGACATCAAAATTTAGTAGAAAGGCAAGAAAGCAATGAGCTAGAGGGAAAGTTTAACGTCAGAGACCAGCAAAATATGCAGTTTTCCttgtccaaattgtatttataaacTTATAAATTTGGCCATGAGTAGATTCCAATTTATATCTAGGAATTTGCCTAACCTTAATCACACTAACTAGGAAATACTAAAATTTAGTGTAACTATTAGTCAAATTACATTCATCAAGGTTTCTAAACAATTATCCTCCCCAAAAAGAAAgggtaacaaaaacaaaaataaatacaaaCATAAATTTCCTTGTCTAATTATACCACCAACTATAATTCTAATTCATTTGAAGATTATGTTGAGTCCATTTGATTAGATACGACACTaataacattaaaaattatcaagtCTAACATACAAAATATTAGAGATAATGAAGAAGAAAATCTATcattgaatttttgaataaaGCAAGATGAAGTTTGAACAAAAtgagattggatttgattgaagctCATTTAGTTATCATTTACTTTACGAGATGtatgataaaaaaatcatttattaatTTGCCATACTAGGATTTTTCAACTAAACCCTAGTTCGTCTATATACGGAACATAATCAAATAAGCTTTAAATATAATTAGGAAAATCTAGAGATAAAGTAAATAATCCTCCATAATTTTTCCTGACTAGATATCCATTCGATTTCATTGAGCAATTGGTAGAATTGTAAATTCAAAACATATAGCACTGTACACTCTTCTCTAATTCTTTTACCAATCAAAATGCGGtataaaatttattcaaagaTGTAGATAATCAAGGAGCATTTGGCTTTCTCATGCATAcagttaaaacaaaaacaaaaacaaaatttcctTTTTAACAAAGATATCTATAAGATCGTCCAATACTAAGATAATCAATTTTTTCctcaattaaatttattaatagcTCATGACCTACATTTATATGAAGTCAATATTGAGCCTTTTTCTTCTTAGATCATTGGGTCTATAAGCACCACATAATTAAAACAAACTAACACCAATTCATATAATATAATATGGAGTGCCTTGTTTTGAACTATGGTATACACTTCACATAGTTTAATAGAAATATCTTACAAGAAAAACTAGCATTCTTTTCATAATGCaactattaaaagaaaaaaaaatacaaatataaagtttttaaaaaaactccTCATTTGATGCTAAATTTTTTTCACTTTGAACTATAGCACTGTAAAATGATACCAAAATACTTGATAATTACTATAACAAAATATACCTCTGGTAACACTATATTACAACGATCGTCTAGTCAAACGTGGTAATACCATATTTTTGGACGTGTTTATggaaactcactgagatttagtaatctcatctaAATCCTCttatttttcaggaacaggttaaAAGTAGAAGAATTGCTAGATGATCCTTATTGAAAACGGTGGACGAGCAAACTGCGGGATGACCTCATTAAACGATGTCTTTCCGCTATGCAGTGTTATGGACAAGTGTATTGTATACATTTTGAACAGGAGTTGATTTGTATACgattttaatttcttgtcttttccaacttttgtatgtttttatgtaccatttatagcatcgctgcatattattctagacgtatatgtacggggtgttacagttgCTATTTTATGTTTAGCAAAAGACGTTTCATTACGGTTTTGATAAGCAATTGTAGTTAAATGTACATTGAGTGATAGAGTTCGAATTCTAGTACcaacaattttctattttttttttgttacaaataATGTTGTCATTAATGAAATAATGAACTCGACACAATAGAAAATGAGTTAAGAAAATACTTAATGAAATAATAATGTTTGATAATATTTCGACGTGAATGATTTTAGACTTGGGCATCAAAAATGCTATGTTAAACCTGAGACTAGGGACTTAGCATAGTCTCTCAAACTATGAAAGATAATATTATCGGGGATTCGACAAGATTGATGGTCAACAGCATCAGTTGGAGCAAAAATGACGAGATTAGATTGAATAATTGTTGTTGGCCTTATACATGCATTGAAGACATGTGGAAGCAATTTAGAGAAAGGAAGACCATGCAGTAAGATACGTGTCAATTGCTGGGAATAGAGTTGTTGCAgtcaattatttatatattagtatatatatggaTTCTAGTGTTAAGATTCAAGGTGACAATATCATTACAAAaactacaacaacaaaaatcaaaGTACCCAAACAAAAGTGAGAAACAAGTCAGTGAGCAAACATGTACTCCCTTCGGTCTTATTTATTTTGACCTTAAATAGAAGCAAAAGTTAACAAATTTAGGtgcatttaatgtttttatttcaaaattatccATGTATTAATTATGTAATAGTGTTAGTGAATGACAATTTAATTAAGAGTATATTAGTAATTGTATTATCTCTTTTACATgaaattaagaaaattaaatgCACTTAAAAAGCGTGaaaattgtcttttttt from Vicia villosa cultivar HV-30 ecotype Madison, WI unplaced genomic scaffold, Vvil1.0 ctg.000010F_1_1, whole genome shotgun sequence encodes the following:
- the LOC131621604 gene encoding ARM REPEAT PROTEIN INTERACTING WITH ABF2-like; amino-acid sequence: MDHKETLKRKMDFTEENESATDVVHENSRRLTLADDINQRLDRIDTIITLPDPDIASAQNDLRVLSEFANDDDNVDLMVVCGAIPTVIKVLHMVSNGGEFDADTYDVEKDCVSILCHLAVKPEYQSLIVNTGAVPCFEELLLRPKAPGVSQAIYSGLLGTVADAITNLAHENMGNKNLVRHEGCIPPLVDLLDSIDRKAQRAAAGALRTLAFQNAENKDQIVECDALPTLVLMLGSEDPAIHSEAVGVIGNLVHSSPEIKREVLLEEALQPVIYLLSSPCLETQREAALLIGQFATTDTDCTIQIAQRGAINPLIKMLKSPDLQLREMSTFALGRLAQDSDNQAGIAYNGGIEPLLNLLAARNPSVQHNAAFALYALADNEDNVPLIIKADGLRKLQAGHFTVLPTQECVARMLKRLEEKMEGRVLKQMLYLMRSGKRAVQKRVVLALAQLCSADDRKTIFIDNNGLELLLYFLGSTIEKEKREASIALHTMATKGISGSIVDLVPVSPTPRIYLDEQYVNNPALSDVTFIVEGKRFHAHKACLLSSDIFRAMFDGGYKEMKAKDIEIPDIKWNVFELMMRFIYGGTVDVDLDVAPDLLKAADQYLLDGLKRICESVISKDISVENVSVMYVMSDTYNATSLKYSCILFILEQFDNLSSKPWYSHFMRCIKPDIRKFFSTLLTMTKHTG
- the LOC131621661 gene encoding uncharacterized protein LOC131621661; amino-acid sequence: MMIILDDVACLLHIPIIGRLLDHSKITKADVVEMMVVYLGAGLEEAFQYCKNTRGARAKFSWLAKLYNNLEIIENPDVSDLWVGYHKECALVCFFLFLVGMSMFVGKIAIYVDVTYHKYFIDLEFIHNWNYEAACLVYLYSKLNEGSCWMTQQMTGSCTLLTG